CCGTCAGCTCCGAAGCGGGGCGCGGGGTGGGCATGGACGTGGTGGCCAGCACGCTGCGCCAGATGGGCGGCGACCTGCTGATCCGCTCGGCGCCCGGCCAGGGTACCGCCTTTACCATGCGCATTCCCACCAACCAGCGCATCACCGACCTGCTCACCTGCCGGGTGGGCGATTCGGAAGTGGCTTTCGCGGTAGGCACCGTGCGGGTGCTGCTGGAACGCCGCGCCGGCGAACTGCTCAGCGGCGAGGGTGGCCCCGAGCTGCTGCTGGACGGCGAACGCCTGCCGGTCATTGATCTGCGGCGTATCTGGGGTGTGGACCAGCCCAGCGACAGCTACAGCCTGGTAGTACTAAACTCGGTGGCAGGAGACGTGGCCGTGCGGGTCGACAGTTTCGGCGACATTGACGAAACAGCCGTGGGTGCCCTGGGCGGCGCCCTGGCGCAGCTGGATTACCTGTCCGGCACTGCCGTCTCGGCCAGCGGCCAGGCGATGCCCATCATCGACCCGGCCGGCGTGGCCCGGCTGGCCCGCCGCCGTGACATGTGGCTGCGCCCGGAAGTGCGCGGTCCGGTGATTGCCCGGCAGGCGGCCCGGGTGCTGCTGGTGGACGACTCGCTCTCGGTGCGCCGGCTGGTCAGCCGCATGCTGGAGCGTGGTGGCTACGAGGTGGTCACCGCCGCCGATGGCCAGGAAGCCCTGGACCTGTTGCAGCTGGACACCCGCTTCGATCTGGTCATCTCGGATCTGGAAATGCCGCGCATGAACGGCTACGAATTGCTCTCGTCGCTGCGTGCCCGGCCGGCCACCGCTGCGCTGCCTTTGGTCGTGATGACCACCCGCGCCGGTGAAAAGCACCAGCGGCTGGCCTTCCAGCTGGGTGCCAACGACTACTTCAGCAAGCCGGTGGATGAAGCCCTGCTGCTGCGGCGCCTGGGCAGTATGCTGAGCGAAACATGAAGCAGATCTTCGTGCTGGTTCCCAACCCGGCCCGCGCCCAGCTGATTCGCCGGCTGGTGGAAGCGGCCGGGGCGCACGCTCACCTCAGCGACGGGGCCCTGCCGGCCCTGACCGAACTGGAGCGGACCCCCGCCGACGCCGTGATCTGTGCCGAGGACGCCGGCGACATGAGCGGTGAGGATTTTCGCAACATCCTGCGGTTCGAGCCGGCCACCCGGGATACCCCGGTGTACCTGCTGACCGCGCAGGCCGGCGAGCAGCACACCGAGCCGCCCAACTATGACCTGCCTCCCGAAACCGGCACGGTGGCCCTGGTGCGCCAGGTGCTGAGCGACCTGGGGGTTGACCCATCGCCGGCGCTGCCCTGCGACGACTCCCCCGGCGATCTACACGGCGGCGTGGGTGATCCGGGCGCAGGTGGCCTGGGCCTGCCCGAACTGCTCAGCTGGGTGGCGGCCATGGAGCTGGACGGTCACTGGCTGATCGACACCGGCGCCGGGCAAGAAGGCTACCTGCTGATGCAGGGCGGTGACGTGGCCTATGCCGAATTCGGCGAGTATTCCGGTCGCCAGGCCCTGCTGGAACTGCTGGACCTGGCCGAGCAGGACTCCGGGAGCCACTTCCGGTTCTGCCGCGCCGAGCTGCCGCCCGACCTGGCCGAACCCGACGCCCGCAATATCGAAGAACGCACCGAGCGCCTGCTGATGGAAGTCGCTGTGGATCTGGACCACCGGCACGCCGAGCGGGACGCCCTTCTGTAAATTTTTTCTGCCCCTATTTCCGAGGAGACTCCATGAGCCATGTTTTCGTGATTGACGACAGCATCAGTGTCCGCAAGGCGCTGGAGCTGGCCCTGACCAAAGAAGGCCTGCAGGTCCGCAGCGCCGCCAGTGCCGAGCAGGCGCTGGATCTGCTGGACAATGAACCCACCGACCTGATCATCGCGGACGTAATTATGCCGGGCATGAGCGG
This window of the Deinococcus sp. Marseille-Q6407 genome carries:
- a CDS encoding DUF4388 domain-containing protein, which encodes MKQIFVLVPNPARAQLIRRLVEAAGAHAHLSDGALPALTELERTPADAVICAEDAGDMSGEDFRNILRFEPATRDTPVYLLTAQAGEQHTEPPNYDLPPETGTVALVRQVLSDLGVDPSPALPCDDSPGDLHGGVGDPGAGGLGLPELLSWVAAMELDGHWLIDTGAGQEGYLLMQGGDVAYAEFGEYSGRQALLELLDLAEQDSGSHFRFCRAELPPDLAEPDARNIEERTERLLMEVAVDLDHRHAERDALL